GAACCGCGCGGCGGGCATGCGCGCACGCTCGTTGCTCTCAGTCGCGTTGGGGGCCGCGCTATGCGGATTGGCGGCATCGGAATGGGGCTGCGAGAAAGCCCAACACGACGCGATCGCCGACAATCCTCCCAGCGTTTCGACGCCTCCCGGAGTGGTGACCCTGTCGGCCGAGGAGGCGTCTCGCATCGGGCTGGTTGTTCAACCCGTCGCCAAAAGCGATTTCCGAACCCATCGCGACTTTCCGGGCATCGTGCAGCCCAACCAGCGCAATATGGCCGAAATCACGGCGCTGGTAAGAGGGCGGGTGATCGAGGTATACGCGGATCTCGGCCAGGAGGTCAAAGCCAATCAACCGCTGGCCATTTTGTACAGCAGCGAATTAGGACTGGCTCAGTCCGCCTATCTGAAGGCCAAGGCGAAGTTGAACCTGGCGGAACAGTCGTACTCACGCGCCCAGTTTCTCCTTGAAGAGAAGGTGATCGGCGAGGCGGAGGCCCAGCGGCGGCAGGCAGAGCTCTTGAGCATCCAGGCGGAAGCCAACGAAGCGCACGATCGGTTGAAGCTGCTTGGGATGACGCCGGAGGAATTTAAGCGATTGGAGCAAAGCAGGGAAATCCGGTCCGTCGTGCCGATCGTGGCGCCCTTCGCGGGGCGCGTCATCTCCCGCAAGCTGACGCGGGGAGAGGTCGTCGAAACGACCGAGAACCTCTTTGTCATCGCGGATCTGTCGGAAGTATGGGTGTTGGCCAATATTCCCGAAAAAGACATCCCCTTCGTGCACGCCGTTCACGCGTCCAAAGGCACCAAGGCGGAGGTGCGCGTGAACGCCTATCCGGGCGAAGTATTTCATGGCACGATCACCTACGTGGGGGACGTGTTGGACCCCTCGACCCGCACCATGCAACTGCGCATTGAATTGCCCAATTCGGACGGGCGATTCAAACCGGAGATGTTCGCGACGGTTCGCCTCTTCTCCGAACCGCAGCTGGATCGCTTGGCCGTGCCGGACGCGGCGTTGCAGCATGATCAAGGCAAGACGTTCGTCTTCGTCCAGCGCAAAGCGACCGAATACGAAGTGCGAGAAGTCGAAGTCGGCGAGTCCAACGGCGCGCTGACGTCGATTCTCGCCGGTCTCGATGAAGGAGAACGGATCGTCACCCACGGCGCCTTTCTGTTGAAGTCCGAGCTGCTGAAAAAACAGGTCTGATGGTCTCTCGTCTTCTCGATGTTTCTCTTCGCCAGCGGCTGCTGATCGTCCTGCTCTCGCTTCTGATCGCCGGCGGAGGGCTCTATGCGTTCAGGACCATTCCCATCGACGCGTTTCCGGACGTGACGAGCGTGCTGGTGCAGGTCGTGACCAAAGCGCCCGGTCTCTCGCCCCCCGAGGTCGAACGGTTGGTGACCTATCCGATTGAATTGCAACTGACCGGCGTGCCCGCCGTCACCGAGATGCGATCTCTGACGAAAGTGGGGCTCTCGCTGGTGACGATCGTGTTCGACGATTCGATGGACATCAATCTCGCGCGCCAACTGGTGCTCGAGCGGCTTCTTGAAGTGGAGGAATTGCTCCCCCCCGGCGCCGAGCCGATGTTGATGCCCAACAGCACGGGACTCGGCGAGGTGTTTCAATACTATCTGGATGGGCCGAGCAATCCGCCGACGGACGACGCGGAGGAGTATCGACGACTCATCGATCAACGCACGATCCAGGATTGGGTCATCCGCCCCCTGTTGAAGGGCACGCCCGAGGTGATCGACGTCAATTCGATGGGGGGCTACGTCAAGCAATATCAAGTGCTGGTCGAGCCGGCCATGCTGCGGAAGTACAACCTCTCGTTGCGCGAAGTATTCGAGGCCGTGGCCAGAAACAACGCCAACGCCGGCGGCAATATTTTGGAGAAACACGCCGAGAAGTACATCGTGCGGGGGCGCGGCCTGATCCGTTCGCTTGAGGACATCGAGCGCATCGTCGTCAAAGAAGTCGGGGGGACGCCGGTGTTCGTGGGAGACATCGCCAACGTCGTGATCGGACACGCCGTGCGCCATGGGGCGACGCTGCTCAACGGCGAGCGCGAAGTCGTGAGCGGAATCGTTCTGATGTTGCGAGGGGGGAACGCCAGAGACGTGGTGGAAGGCATCAAATCGCGCATCGAGGACATCCATGCCAAGGAGCTGTTGCCGAACGGAATGCGCATCGTGCCGTTCTATGACCGGATCGAGCTGATCACCGCCGCGCTGAACACGGTGTACAAGGCTCTCGCCGAAGGCGTGACGCTGGTCGTCGTCGTGTTGTTTCTGTTTCTGGGCAATATTCGCAGCGCGCTGATCGTCGTGGCCACGTTGATACTCGGTCCGTTGGCTACGTTTATCGTGATGGGGCAGGTCGGATTAACGGCCAATCTCATGTCGCTCGGAGGCTTGGCCATCGCCATCGGCATGATGGTCGATGGATCGGTCGTGGTGGTGGAAAACGTCTATCGCCACCTGTCGCACCAATCGTCCGCCGGTGTCTCCAAATCAGAGCTCATCAGAGAGGCGGTCAAAGAAGTCGGCCAACCGGTGGTGTTCGGCATTCTCATCATCATCGTGGTGTTTCTGCCTCTGCTTTCCCTGCAAGGGATGGAGGGCAAGATGTTCAAACCCCTTGCCTATACCATCATGATTGCTCTGTTGGTTTCGCTGGTGCTCTCGCTCACGCTCTCTCCGGTCCTCTGCTCGTTGGCGTTGACACGCGGATCGGAGGACGATCCGTGGATCGTGAGAGCCGCCAAAGGGTTGTATGCTCCGGCGCTGCGATGGGCGCTGGGGCATCGTCTTGTCGTGGTGACGCTGGCGGTCGGCGCGTTGGTCGGCAGCCTGGTGTTGGTCCCCTTTTTGGGGAGCGAATTCATTCCCATTTTGAACGAAGGAGCCATGGCCCCCCAAACGATCCGACTGCCGAGCGTGTCGCTGGAAGCCTCCCTTGCCATCGAGAAACGAGCGCAACGGGCGATCATGGAGTTCCCGGAAGTCGAGATGGCGGTCTCGAAGATCGGTCGCACGGAGTTAGGCAACGATCCTCAGGAGCCGAACGAGAGCGATCCCGTCGTCAGGCTGCGCCCGCTCGATCAATGGACGACGGCGAAGACGATGCCGGAGTTGATGCAGAAGGTCAGAGAACGGCTCTCGCAGGTGACGGGCGCGACGTTTTTGATCAGCCAACCTATCCAACAGCGGGTGGACGAGTTGATTTCCGGGGTCAGAACCGAGGCGACGGTCAAGTTGTTCGGCGACGACTTGGAGGTGCTCCGAACCAAAGCCGAGGAAATCGCCGCCGTGCTTGGAACCGTGCGCGGCGTTCGCGACATCAAGGTCGAGCAATTGTTCGGTCAACCCTATCTCACGATAGATATTGATCGTGGCAAGATCGCGCGGCATGGGTTGAACGTGGCCGACGTGCGGCAGATCATCACGACGGCGATCGGCGGCGAAGTAGCGACGCGGGTGTTTGAAGGTCAGCAACGCTTCGATCTCGTCGTTCGATTTCCGGAACAGTATCGGGACGGGATGGAGGCCATCAGCAACATTTTGTTGATGGACCAGACCGGGGCGCTGATTCCCTTGGCGGATCTCGGCACGATCAAACTCGAAGAAGGACCGGGTCGGATCAGCAGGGAGCGCCTTCAACGGTATGTTTCGATTGGCTTCAACACGTTGGGCCGCGACATCGGCAGTCTGGTGGCCGAGGCGCAACGCAAAATCGCGCAGCAAGTCGTGCTTCCCACCGGCTATACGGTGTCATGGGGCGGCTCGTTCGAGAACATGGAGCGGGCCATGTCAAGGCTGCGCGTCATTGTTCCGGTGACGATCGGGCTGATCTTTTTATTGCTCTATTCGACGTTCGGCTCCCTTCGCCAGGCCGTGCTCATCATTCTCAATCTTCCCTTCGCTTTGATCGGCGGAGTGGTGGCGCTGTGGATCACGGGCGAGTATCTGAGCGTGCCGGCGTCCGTCGGGTTCATCAATCTCTTCGGCGTTGCCGTCTTAAACGGTATCGTGTTGGTGTCGTACATGAACAAGCTCCGTGAAGACGGGTATGGTCTGGACGACGCCGTGATGTCGGGCGCGTTGTTGCGGTTGCGGCCCGTGCTGATGACGGCCTTGGTAGCCTTGCTCGGTCTGGTGCCACTGGCTCTGGCGAACGGTATTGGATCGGAAGTGCAGCGTCCGTTGGCGATCGTCGTCATTGGAGGTTTGGTCACCTCCACGTTGTTGACGTTGATTCTCTTGCCCGTGCTCTATCGATGGATAGAAAGCCGACCGAGCGAAACCGGTTCGACTGCACGACGAGAGGCAATGGTCAACCGGCTTGAAACCGGCGCGGTCGTCACTCATGGGGCGGGCAGTGGTGGGACGGTCATGATCGCGATGATCCTCGGCGCATCGCTGGTGCTTGGAGTCGTCCTGGGTGGAGGGGGAGCAGCAGTGGTGGAAGGCCGGGAAAAGCCGGCAGAGGCAAGAGCCGATCGGGGGAGGAAGATCTATCTGAAGTACTGTGCCGGCTGCCATGGTGTCGAAGGAAAAGGCGATGGCTACAAGTTGCTAGGTGCCGATCCCGCCGCGTTGGCTGCTCCCTCGACCCAGAGAAAGTTCGACACGACGTTGCTGAAGACTATTCACGAGGGCAAAGCCGCCATGCCGCCTTGGAACGTTCGCCTCTCCGAGCAAGAAGAGCGGGACGTGCTCGCCTACATTCGGACGTTGCATCAGTAATCCTACCTTTTGACGCACCTGACTACAGCGGCTCCTGGGAGCTCCTTTCGTCGCCGGTCGCACTTTCAAGGCGAGCGGATGTGATGGCGAGAGGACTGATGAGCGGACATATCCTGGAGCTCGATCATGATGGCGGAGGAAGGCTGAGCGATGGCGTGCTTCCCTCTGGTCTGCCCATAGCTTGAACGGAGGGAGGCGTTGGTGTAACATTATGATGTATTGCAAGTCATTTGCATTTGATCAAGCATAACGTTGCTTCGTCTCAAAACGACGTCTTCGGGATCGAAAGGATCAGAGAAGTTGGTCGTAGAGCCCTGGCAAGAAGCTGACCGTACGATGAAGAGGCGGGGCGGCCGATGAAGAGCCGGTCGATCAAGCTGATGGTCATCATCGTCATCGCGATTGCATACGCGATGGTTGCGCTTCCTTTGCCATACTTGCTGCTCGATCACTCTGCCGCCATGCAGGCGGGTGATGCGCATCATTCCGACCGTGATGTACATGCCTGGCTTGAATGGGCCGCTAGTTCCTCGCTGACCGAGTCTCCGCCTCCCTTGCCCGCTTCGCTCGCCCCGTTGCCGGCACCACCTGTTCCATCAGTTATGGTGCGTGCCGTTCTGCCCGATCTCGCCAGCCATTTGCGCGGTCCGCCCGCGTTTGCCTGATATCACCGTTGTGCCGGCTGTTGATGGAGTGACCGGGCCGTTCAGCGCTGGTGCGCCCCACTGATGCTCTTCGCGGGCAAGGGTGTCACGGAGACTGAATCATAATCGAGGAGGAACCATCATGGTTGAAGAACAACGTCGTCGCGTGATCGACGACACTACACCGGTGGATTGGAAGAATGTGGAATGGTTGCGCAAGTTTCTGACCGAACACGGGCGGATCCTGCCTCGTCGTCTCACGGGCAACAGTTGGCAACGACAACGGGAGATCGCTCGCGCGATCAAACGTGCGCGACACATGGCGCTGTTGCCGTTTGGTGGACGGCTGAATGCCGACCGAAACAGAATCTAAGCCCCAGGAGATCAGGAGGTTCTCATGGCGAAACTCAGCAGCGTGTTGCGCAACGAAAAACGCAAACAGTTGGTCGCCAAGTATGCCGAACAGCGTAAGGCGCTCAAGGCGATCATTAAACGGCACGACAGCACTCCGGAGGAAAAACGACGAGCTCAAGACGCACTCAACCGTCTGCCGCGCAACTCATCACCGGTACGGGTGCGGAATCGCTGCGCGCTATCGGGCCGCGTGCGGGGCTACCTGCGGCGGTTCGGCATCTCACGCATTGACTTTCGATTGCTGGCGCTCAAGGGGGAAATCCCCGGCGTCAGGAAATCGAGCTGGTAAACCAGGCGAAGCGAAGGGAGGCACCGATGAAGCCGGGTATTCATCCGACGAACTACCGTCCCGTCGTCTTCCATGACGTGGCGATCGACAAACGGTGGATCATGATGTCCACCGTTGAGACTCACGAAACGACGGTCTGGGAAGACGGCCGAACCTATCCACTCTACAGAGTGGAAACGTCCATGTACTCGCATCCGCTGTACACGGGGACCCAGCGGATTGTCGATGCCGAGGGGCGGGTTGAGAAATTCAACAAGAAGTATCGTCTTCACCGAACATGAGCAAGCCGCAGGATCAAGTCTGCCTGAAGAGCAGGCGGCGAGCATTGAGCGACGGATTCCACCATCGAGCGGTGACGAGCAATGGAAAGGGAGCCTGTTGATGCACAAAGTGAGCGTGATCGTGGTGTCGGGATTTGTCGGCGCCGGAAAGACCACTCTAGTGGGCCATCTTGTCCAAGAATTGGGTCCGGCACGAACCGCCGTCATGGCGGAAGCTGGTTCAGTCTGGGTCCCAGAGGAGGTGGAAGCCAATCTGTCGTGTGATCGGCATGGTGCCCGTGATCCTTGTTCGTTTCGGCGGCGTCTTGCCGACGCGATCATGGAGGCGGCCCGCTTCGGGCGGTGCGAGACCATTCTGATCGAAAATTCCGGTGGGACGGATCCGCTGCTTGTCGCCAATCTGTTCGAGGCACACACTCCCGATGGCGACGCGCTGTCCATGGTCGCCCGGCTTGATCATCTGATCACCGTCATCGATGCCGAGCGGTTCTGGCTGGATTATGAATCGGGAGACACGCTGGGGGAGCGGGGAGTCAGGTGGGGGCCGGATCGTGACCGGGCTGTGGCCGAACTCCTCGCCGACCAGGTGGAATGTGCCACGGCGCTTGTGCTGAACAAGTGCGATCGCGTGACGCAGGACGAACGGCTGCGTCTTGAGCGGTTTCTGCGATTGGCCAATCCCGATGCGGCTTTGGTGACCGTGTCATCGGGAAGACCTGGATCAATCGCGAGTTCGCTTCCGGCTGGCGGGAGCAGTGATATCAAGCCGGGATGGATGCAACTGCTGAGCGGCGATCTTTTGGCCGATCATCAATGTGCCATGGACGGTCTGTTGGTGTACCGAGCGAAGCGTCCTTTTCATCCGATGCGATTCTGGCAGTTCATTCAGGATGAGTGGCCGGGCGTGATGCGCTCCAAGGGATACTTCTGGATCGCCTCGCAACCCAAGACTTGTTACATGTGGTCGCAGGCCGGGGCCAACTGCCTTTACGAGCGGTTGGGCCGCTGGTGGGTGGCGATTCCGGATCAGCACTGGCCGAAGGGAGAAGGGGCGCTCGAGGAGCTGCGGAAGGTGTGGGATCTCGAATTCGGGGATCGCCGGATCGAGCTGGCCTTTATCGGGGAACACATGGATCGTTCCGCTTTGACGAGACGACTGGATGAGTGTCTCTTGACGAGGGACGAACTGTGCCTGGACGAAGAACTCTGGCGTGCATTTCGAGATCCCTTCAAAAAAGCGAGCTGGGAGAAACGGCATGGTCGATCGGAATGGCGGCATCGCTGACGGCCGCCTTGACGGGTCAGCGAAGCTCGAAAGGAGGAGATCATGGGACAATATTGTCAAGTGACGGGCAAGCGACCGGTGTTCGGCAACAATGTAAGTCACGCGAACAACAAAACCAGGCGGCGCTTTCTACCGAATCTGCAGCGGAAACGCTACCTCTTGAAAGACGAGAACCGCTGGATCACCCTGACCGTCTCCACCCACGGGATGAAGATCATCGACAAGAAGGGCCTCGCCAGGGTCGTAGCCGAGATGCGGGCGGCTGGAGAGAAGGTTTAGCTGAGACAAGGGAGGGGCATCATGCGTGAGGTCATTGCGATCGCTTGTATCATCGGCTGCGACACACCGGGCAAGTCGATCTATTGGACGACGAAGAATAAGAAAAATGATCCGGACCGGATCGAACTGAAGAAATATTGTTCCTTCTGCCGCAAGCACGCGGTGCACAAGGAAAAGCGGTAAGAGCGCTATAAGGGCTCCTCGACTCCACAGCCTCTTGGCGACCGATGATTCGCTTCTCTGGCTTCGCCAAAGGTGTGGGTCTTCGTTCTCCGATTTTTGATGGCGATGTGAGGAGAGAGACACCTCTGGCTCGATCACCCACGAGGTTTCGTTTGGTTCGACGATGCGTGGGTGTGAATGAGCCGATGGGCTCTCTGGATCAAGCGCTGCCGGCGGGCCAGGCGGGACGCATACACCAATTGGCTGCCGCAAGCCAACCACAAAAATGGGGGAGCAAAGATGCCGATCGTCACGAGTAGCAATAGTTTCGTGAGCATGAACGCCTCCGCTTGATGAAGGTGCTGAACTCTTATCGGTCGGCCAAGAGAAAAGATTGAGCCTGCCGGTCATGCCCGCCATGTTCGGCTTATTGGATAAATCGACCGTTAGAAGAGCGTGAACCGGCCGTTCATGGATGAACCGTTGAGCTCTTGGTGCAGCTGCTGAATACTTCGCCACCAGGCAAACGCCCAACCAATCGACTCAACAAGAGAGGAAATCATCGCGTGATGGTGGACCTTGCCACGGATATCGCCCATCAGATCGGGTTTTTGACGGGGATGGTGCTCTACGCCGTGTTGCTGGCCATGGTGCTGGCGAAGTCGGTCTCGGTTTCTGCGGAGGGAGGGACGACAAGACGTTGGCATGAGCGGTTGCCGATTCCCCTCGCGATCGCCGTCCTCGGGTTGCTCTGGAACCTGGCCGGCCTCGCCTCGGGGCTGGTGCCGGCCCACACGCCCGTCGTCACTCCGGCTTTGTTGTCGTTCGTGGCCGTGTCAACGTTGAGCGGGCTGCCGGCGTTGGCGCTCCATTCCGTGTGGCAGGCGGCTGTTGGAGAGATGAGAAGACTGCTGGGTTTGGTGGTGCTGGGCGGTTACGGATTAAGTGTCGCGACCCTGTTGTGGAACGGCTGGGCGCTGGCATCCGGCGATCCGGTTCCTGATCCCGATGCATGGCGGATGCTCACCGGAGGGTTTCTCTTTTTGTTTTGCGCCTTGCTCGTGATCATGAAACAGGCCTTGACCGGTCACAGCGGACTTGTGCTGGTCCTGCTGGCTGTCTGTTCGGTTGCGGCATTGCCGATCAGTCACCATTCCACGGACGGACTGCCCTGGTGGCTGGATTTTCTGGGCCACCATGCATCCCTTCCCATT
This sequence is a window from Candidatus Nitrospira inopinata. Protein-coding genes within it:
- a CDS encoding efflux RND transporter periplasmic adaptor subunit, which codes for MTGRPERDLFRMLNRAAGMRARSLLSVALGAALCGLAASEWGCEKAQHDAIADNPPSVSTPPGVVTLSAEEASRIGLVVQPVAKSDFRTHRDFPGIVQPNQRNMAEITALVRGRVIEVYADLGQEVKANQPLAILYSSELGLAQSAYLKAKAKLNLAEQSYSRAQFLLEEKVIGEAEAQRRQAELLSIQAEANEAHDRLKLLGMTPEEFKRLEQSREIRSVVPIVAPFAGRVISRKLTRGEVVETTENLFVIADLSEVWVLANIPEKDIPFVHAVHASKGTKAEVRVNAYPGEVFHGTITYVGDVLDPSTRTMQLRIELPNSDGRFKPEMFATVRLFSEPQLDRLAVPDAALQHDQGKTFVFVQRKATEYEVREVEVGESNGALTSILAGLDEGERIVTHGAFLLKSELLKKQV
- a CDS encoding CusA/CzcA family heavy metal efflux RND transporter, which translates into the protein MVSRLLDVSLRQRLLIVLLSLLIAGGGLYAFRTIPIDAFPDVTSVLVQVVTKAPGLSPPEVERLVTYPIELQLTGVPAVTEMRSLTKVGLSLVTIVFDDSMDINLARQLVLERLLEVEELLPPGAEPMLMPNSTGLGEVFQYYLDGPSNPPTDDAEEYRRLIDQRTIQDWVIRPLLKGTPEVIDVNSMGGYVKQYQVLVEPAMLRKYNLSLREVFEAVARNNANAGGNILEKHAEKYIVRGRGLIRSLEDIERIVVKEVGGTPVFVGDIANVVIGHAVRHGATLLNGEREVVSGIVLMLRGGNARDVVEGIKSRIEDIHAKELLPNGMRIVPFYDRIELITAALNTVYKALAEGVTLVVVVLFLFLGNIRSALIVVATLILGPLATFIVMGQVGLTANLMSLGGLAIAIGMMVDGSVVVVENVYRHLSHQSSAGVSKSELIREAVKEVGQPVVFGILIIIVVFLPLLSLQGMEGKMFKPLAYTIMIALLVSLVLSLTLSPVLCSLALTRGSEDDPWIVRAAKGLYAPALRWALGHRLVVVTLAVGALVGSLVLVPFLGSEFIPILNEGAMAPQTIRLPSVSLEASLAIEKRAQRAIMEFPEVEMAVSKIGRTELGNDPQEPNESDPVVRLRPLDQWTTAKTMPELMQKVRERLSQVTGATFLISQPIQQRVDELISGVRTEATVKLFGDDLEVLRTKAEEIAAVLGTVRGVRDIKVEQLFGQPYLTIDIDRGKIARHGLNVADVRQIITTAIGGEVATRVFEGQQRFDLVVRFPEQYRDGMEAISNILLMDQTGALIPLADLGTIKLEEGPGRISRERLQRYVSIGFNTLGRDIGSLVAEAQRKIAQQVVLPTGYTVSWGGSFENMERAMSRLRVIVPVTIGLIFLLLYSTFGSLRQAVLIILNLPFALIGGVVALWITGEYLSVPASVGFINLFGVAVLNGIVLVSYMNKLREDGYGLDDAVMSGALLRLRPVLMTALVALLGLVPLALANGIGSEVQRPLAIVVIGGLVTSTLLTLILLPVLYRWIESRPSETGSTARREAMVNRLETGAVVTHGAGSGGTVMIAMILGASLVLGVVLGGGGAAVVEGREKPAEARADRGRKIYLKYCAGCHGVEGKGDGYKLLGADPAALAAPSTQRKFDTTLLKTIHEGKAAMPPWNVRLSEQEERDVLAYIRTLHQ
- the rpsR gene encoding 30S ribosomal protein S18, with the translated sequence MVEEQRRRVIDDTTPVDWKNVEWLRKFLTEHGRILPRRLTGNSWQRQREIARAIKRARHMALLPFGGRLNADRNRI
- the rpsN gene encoding 30S ribosomal protein S14 produces the protein MAKLSSVLRNEKRKQLVAKYAEQRKALKAIIKRHDSTPEEKRRAQDALNRLPRNSSPVRVRNRCALSGRVRGYLRRFGISRIDFRLLALKGEIPGVRKSSW
- a CDS encoding type B 50S ribosomal protein L31 gives rise to the protein MKPGIHPTNYRPVVFHDVAIDKRWIMMSTVETHETTVWEDGRTYPLYRVETSMYSHPLYTGTQRIVDAEGRVEKFNKKYRLHRT
- a CDS encoding GTP-binding protein — encoded protein: MHKVSVIVVSGFVGAGKTTLVGHLVQELGPARTAVMAEAGSVWVPEEVEANLSCDRHGARDPCSFRRRLADAIMEAARFGRCETILIENSGGTDPLLVANLFEAHTPDGDALSMVARLDHLITVIDAERFWLDYESGDTLGERGVRWGPDRDRAVAELLADQVECATALVLNKCDRVTQDERLRLERFLRLANPDAALVTVSSGRPGSIASSLPAGGSSDIKPGWMQLLSGDLLADHQCAMDGLLVYRAKRPFHPMRFWQFIQDEWPGVMRSKGYFWIASQPKTCYMWSQAGANCLYERLGRWWVAIPDQHWPKGEGALEELRKVWDLEFGDRRIELAFIGEHMDRSALTRRLDECLLTRDELCLDEELWRAFRDPFKKASWEKRHGRSEWRHR
- the rpmB gene encoding 50S ribosomal protein L28, which produces MGQYCQVTGKRPVFGNNVSHANNKTRRRFLPNLQRKRYLLKDENRWITLTVSTHGMKIIDKKGLARVVAEMRAAGEKV
- the rpmG gene encoding 50S ribosomal protein L33, translating into MREVIAIACIIGCDTPGKSIYWTTKNKKNDPDRIELKKYCSFCRKHAVHKEKR